In Paramormyrops kingsleyae isolate MSU_618 chromosome 5, PKINGS_0.4, whole genome shotgun sequence, one DNA window encodes the following:
- the LOC111833591 gene encoding phosphoinositide 3-kinase regulatory subunit 6 isoform X2: MAFWEISNSKDSMEPTGGSVSSTAAESDIYRSLQAVLREVDCRHPASLFNRGMLRWTLHKKVQNHPMNSLSLVKVVVKELERAERLDVKTYIIPLLHTLIYAVIQASYIPDELYKRVYDICKRLLILPQPYCIVGLGYAKHMKTEMSTPGVMYQRMVLAEQNLKTESYPFHEKVLVFADPSVFSGPLGEAVRADMEPTGSIRGSLGHMCSVIQHTVQAALGESCQGSVLAGALGDIGQDVEPYFQEVVAAVEQSAEEISTERAPHTAKLQQLYDKILAAARRDTAPGQSAEPSSQSPYASPLPNPEFSFHLWKEDDDLWKELAKRFRPASMTEQYSISQDDFDVADLPADLGSDMPRYSVMSTDSGIERDLPAIELLGIGADTPAGGSGAVQEQQEPVRLNRRGGIRMKPSVTDSMVLIQDSLEEGGTSGTLLRKAGSGSTPLPKQQRHFTARVVVMGDDRVLGKLARAYYSLRKREARRLFLTTRVNLQMYYVPVTNDPAATSPRNENVSSMRSSICSVAAYLGRVDPWYDCNITSLGYMIPQMARTQSNTSSSSEPSPFLVDVISYYIRTALQPVFFTIYTVKICFSYPKDPVEDVFISNLEAEFPEISHKDASIRHKKTVTETCGAFISISYRKASLSNREIEKNILLRTTEVHVNAIPPSETEDLDWLTVYFADSKSKNSTETKIRTCNIKFQSLENKSFNVCLDKDSRRTFKDVQSIEITPCVDPGYSVQKSANNKFSLGGEKHPGLCKYMSKALLLPLNTFAGIIH, translated from the exons ATGGCCTTCTGGGAAATATCTAACAGCAAAGACAGCATGGAGCCCACAG GCGGTAGCGTCTCCTCCACGGCAGCGGAGTCCGACATTTACCGCAGCCTCCAGGCAGTACTCAGAGAGGTGGACTGCCGCCACCCCGCCTCCCTGTTCAACCGAG GGATGCTGCGTTGGACTCTGCACAAGAAGGTCCAGAACCATCCCATGAACAGCCTCTCCCTGGTGAAAGTGGTGGTCAAGGAGCTAGAGAGG GCGGAAAGGCTGGACGTTAAGACGTACATTATTCCGCTCCTTCACACTCTGATCTATGCTGTCATTCAG GCTTCTTACATTCCGGACGAACTATACAAGCGGGTGTATGACATCTGCAAGCGGCTGCTGATCCTGCCGCAGCCGTACTGCATCGTGGGCCTCGGCTACGCCAAGCACATGAAGACGGAGATGTCCACGCCAG GTGTGATGTACCAGAGGATGGTACTTGCCGAGCAGAACTTGAAAACTGAGTCATATCCCTTCCATGAGAA GGTGCTGGTGTTTGCGGACCCCAGTGTCTTCTCGGGACCCCTTGGGGAAGCCGTGAGGGCCGACATGGAGCCGACGGGCTCGATCCGGGGCTCACTGGGCCATATGTGCAGTGTGATCCAGCACACGGTGCAGGCGGCACTGGGGGAGAGCTGCCAGGGCTCCGTGCTGGCCGGGGCCCTGGGG GACATTGGCCAAGACGTCGAGCCGTACTTCCAGGAAGTGGTGGCAGCAGTGGAGCAATCTGCAGAGGAAATCAGCACAGAACGCGCCCCGCACACCGCCAAGCTGCAGCAGCTGTACGACAAGATCCTCGCCGCTGCTCGCCGGGATACGGCCCCAGGTCAGTCCGCAG AACCATCATCCCAGTCCCCGTACGCCTCTCCGCTTCCCAATCCGGAGTTCAGCTTCCACCTATGGAAGGAGGATGACGACCTCT GGAAGGAGCTGGCGAAGCGTTTCCGCCCAGCCTCCATGACGGAGCAGTACTCCATTAGCCAGGATGACTTCGACGTGGCGGACCTCCCGGCGGACCTGGGCTCTGACATGCCGCGGTACTCCGTCATGTCCACAGATAGTGGCATCGAACGGGATCTGCCGGCGATTGAGCTGCTGGGGATAGGTGCCGATACCCCCGCGGGAGGCAGCGGGGCCGTGCAGGAACAGCAGGAGCCAGTTCGTCTCAATCGCCGGGGCGGCATCAGGATGAAGCCGTCCGTGACGGACAGCATGGTGCTCATCCAGGACTCCCTGGAGGAGGGGGGCACCAGCGGTACACTGCTGAGGAAAGCGGGCAGCGGGAGCACCCCGTTGCCTAAGCAACAGCGCCACTTCACTGCTCGTGTTGTGGTTATGGGTGACGACAGAGTGCTGGGAAAGCTCGCCAGGGCCTACTACTCCCTGAG GAAAAGGGAGGCAAGGCGTCTGTTTCTGACGACAAGAGTCAATCTACAGATGTACTATGTTCCAGTCACCAATGACCCTGCTGCAACCTCTCCTAGAAAT GAGAACGTTTCATCGATGAGGAGCAGTATCTGCTCTGTGGCCGCCTACCTGGGGCGGGTAGATCCGTGGTATGACTGCAACATCACCAGCCTCGGATACATGATTCCACAGATGGCGAGAACG CAATCGAACACTTCCAGTTCCTCGGAGCCCAGCCCTTTCCTGGTGGACGTGATCTCCTACTATATCCGCACTGCGCTTCAGCCTGTCTTCTTCACCATCTACACTGTCAAG ATCTGCTTCTCCTACCCGAAGGACCCAGTCGAAGATGTTTTCATCTCCAACCTGGAGGCCGAATTCCCGGAGATCAGCCACAAAG ATGCATCTATCAGACACAAGAAGACTGTTACAGAAACGTGCGGGGCGTTCATCTCCATTAGCTACAGAAAG GCTTCCCTAAGCAACAGAGAGATAGAAAAGAATATTTTACTAAGAACAACAGAAGTGCATGTCAATGCGATTCCACCCAGTGAAACAGAAG ATCTCGACTGGCTGACTGTATATTTCGCTGACTCCAAATCAAAAAACAGCACG GAGACCAAAATCAGGACATGTAACATTAAATTCCAGTCACTTGAGAATAAAAGTTTCAATGTTTGTCTTGACAAAGATTCACGCCGGACTTTTAAAGACGTTCAAAG TATTGAAATCACCCCATGTGTGGATCCAGGATACAGTGTCCAGAAGAGCGCAAATAATAAATTCAGCCTTGGTGGAGAGAAGCACCCTGGACTGTGCAAGTACATGAGCAAAGCCCTTCTTCTGCCCCTCAATACCTTTGCAGGAATTATCCACTGA
- the LOC111833591 gene encoding phosphoinositide 3-kinase regulatory subunit 6 isoform X1, producing MAFWEISNSKDSMEPTAGGSVSSTAAESDIYRSLQAVLREVDCRHPASLFNRGMLRWTLHKKVQNHPMNSLSLVKVVVKELERAERLDVKTYIIPLLHTLIYAVIQASYIPDELYKRVYDICKRLLILPQPYCIVGLGYAKHMKTEMSTPGVMYQRMVLAEQNLKTESYPFHEKVLVFADPSVFSGPLGEAVRADMEPTGSIRGSLGHMCSVIQHTVQAALGESCQGSVLAGALGDIGQDVEPYFQEVVAAVEQSAEEISTERAPHTAKLQQLYDKILAAARRDTAPGQSAEPSSQSPYASPLPNPEFSFHLWKEDDDLWKELAKRFRPASMTEQYSISQDDFDVADLPADLGSDMPRYSVMSTDSGIERDLPAIELLGIGADTPAGGSGAVQEQQEPVRLNRRGGIRMKPSVTDSMVLIQDSLEEGGTSGTLLRKAGSGSTPLPKQQRHFTARVVVMGDDRVLGKLARAYYSLRKREARRLFLTTRVNLQMYYVPVTNDPAATSPRNENVSSMRSSICSVAAYLGRVDPWYDCNITSLGYMIPQMARTQSNTSSSSEPSPFLVDVISYYIRTALQPVFFTIYTVKICFSYPKDPVEDVFISNLEAEFPEISHKDASIRHKKTVTETCGAFISISYRKASLSNREIEKNILLRTTEVHVNAIPPSETEDLDWLTVYFADSKSKNSTETKIRTCNIKFQSLENKSFNVCLDKDSRRTFKDVQSIEITPCVDPGYSVQKSANNKFSLGGEKHPGLCKYMSKALLLPLNTFAGIIH from the exons ATGGCCTTCTGGGAAATATCTAACAGCAAAGACAGCATGGAGCCCACAG CAGGCGGTAGCGTCTCCTCCACGGCAGCGGAGTCCGACATTTACCGCAGCCTCCAGGCAGTACTCAGAGAGGTGGACTGCCGCCACCCCGCCTCCCTGTTCAACCGAG GGATGCTGCGTTGGACTCTGCACAAGAAGGTCCAGAACCATCCCATGAACAGCCTCTCCCTGGTGAAAGTGGTGGTCAAGGAGCTAGAGAGG GCGGAAAGGCTGGACGTTAAGACGTACATTATTCCGCTCCTTCACACTCTGATCTATGCTGTCATTCAG GCTTCTTACATTCCGGACGAACTATACAAGCGGGTGTATGACATCTGCAAGCGGCTGCTGATCCTGCCGCAGCCGTACTGCATCGTGGGCCTCGGCTACGCCAAGCACATGAAGACGGAGATGTCCACGCCAG GTGTGATGTACCAGAGGATGGTACTTGCCGAGCAGAACTTGAAAACTGAGTCATATCCCTTCCATGAGAA GGTGCTGGTGTTTGCGGACCCCAGTGTCTTCTCGGGACCCCTTGGGGAAGCCGTGAGGGCCGACATGGAGCCGACGGGCTCGATCCGGGGCTCACTGGGCCATATGTGCAGTGTGATCCAGCACACGGTGCAGGCGGCACTGGGGGAGAGCTGCCAGGGCTCCGTGCTGGCCGGGGCCCTGGGG GACATTGGCCAAGACGTCGAGCCGTACTTCCAGGAAGTGGTGGCAGCAGTGGAGCAATCTGCAGAGGAAATCAGCACAGAACGCGCCCCGCACACCGCCAAGCTGCAGCAGCTGTACGACAAGATCCTCGCCGCTGCTCGCCGGGATACGGCCCCAGGTCAGTCCGCAG AACCATCATCCCAGTCCCCGTACGCCTCTCCGCTTCCCAATCCGGAGTTCAGCTTCCACCTATGGAAGGAGGATGACGACCTCT GGAAGGAGCTGGCGAAGCGTTTCCGCCCAGCCTCCATGACGGAGCAGTACTCCATTAGCCAGGATGACTTCGACGTGGCGGACCTCCCGGCGGACCTGGGCTCTGACATGCCGCGGTACTCCGTCATGTCCACAGATAGTGGCATCGAACGGGATCTGCCGGCGATTGAGCTGCTGGGGATAGGTGCCGATACCCCCGCGGGAGGCAGCGGGGCCGTGCAGGAACAGCAGGAGCCAGTTCGTCTCAATCGCCGGGGCGGCATCAGGATGAAGCCGTCCGTGACGGACAGCATGGTGCTCATCCAGGACTCCCTGGAGGAGGGGGGCACCAGCGGTACACTGCTGAGGAAAGCGGGCAGCGGGAGCACCCCGTTGCCTAAGCAACAGCGCCACTTCACTGCTCGTGTTGTGGTTATGGGTGACGACAGAGTGCTGGGAAAGCTCGCCAGGGCCTACTACTCCCTGAG GAAAAGGGAGGCAAGGCGTCTGTTTCTGACGACAAGAGTCAATCTACAGATGTACTATGTTCCAGTCACCAATGACCCTGCTGCAACCTCTCCTAGAAAT GAGAACGTTTCATCGATGAGGAGCAGTATCTGCTCTGTGGCCGCCTACCTGGGGCGGGTAGATCCGTGGTATGACTGCAACATCACCAGCCTCGGATACATGATTCCACAGATGGCGAGAACG CAATCGAACACTTCCAGTTCCTCGGAGCCCAGCCCTTTCCTGGTGGACGTGATCTCCTACTATATCCGCACTGCGCTTCAGCCTGTCTTCTTCACCATCTACACTGTCAAG ATCTGCTTCTCCTACCCGAAGGACCCAGTCGAAGATGTTTTCATCTCCAACCTGGAGGCCGAATTCCCGGAGATCAGCCACAAAG ATGCATCTATCAGACACAAGAAGACTGTTACAGAAACGTGCGGGGCGTTCATCTCCATTAGCTACAGAAAG GCTTCCCTAAGCAACAGAGAGATAGAAAAGAATATTTTACTAAGAACAACAGAAGTGCATGTCAATGCGATTCCACCCAGTGAAACAGAAG ATCTCGACTGGCTGACTGTATATTTCGCTGACTCCAAATCAAAAAACAGCACG GAGACCAAAATCAGGACATGTAACATTAAATTCCAGTCACTTGAGAATAAAAGTTTCAATGTTTGTCTTGACAAAGATTCACGCCGGACTTTTAAAGACGTTCAAAG TATTGAAATCACCCCATGTGTGGATCCAGGATACAGTGTCCAGAAGAGCGCAAATAATAAATTCAGCCTTGGTGGAGAGAAGCACCCTGGACTGTGCAAGTACATGAGCAAAGCCCTTCTTCTGCCCCTCAATACCTTTGCAGGAATTATCCACTGA
- the LOC111833591 gene encoding phosphoinositide 3-kinase regulatory subunit 6 isoform X3 encodes MAFWEISNSKDSMEPTAGGSVSSTAAESDIYRSLQAVLREVDCRHPASLFNRGMLRWTLHKKVQNHPMNSLSLVKVVVKELERAERLDVKTYIIPLLHTLIYAVIQASYIPDELYKRVYDICKRLLILPQPYCIVGLGYAKHMKTEMSTPGVMYQRMVLAEQNLKTESYPFHEKVLVFADPSVFSGPLGEAVRADMEPTGSIRGSLGHMCSVIQHTVQAALGESCQGSVLAGALGDIGQDVEPYFQEVVAAVEQSAEEISTERAPHTAKLQQLYDKILAAARRDTAPEPSSQSPYASPLPNPEFSFHLWKEDDDLWKELAKRFRPASMTEQYSISQDDFDVADLPADLGSDMPRYSVMSTDSGIERDLPAIELLGIGADTPAGGSGAVQEQQEPVRLNRRGGIRMKPSVTDSMVLIQDSLEEGGTSGTLLRKAGSGSTPLPKQQRHFTARVVVMGDDRVLGKLARAYYSLRKREARRLFLTTRVNLQMYYVPVTNDPAATSPRNENVSSMRSSICSVAAYLGRVDPWYDCNITSLGYMIPQMARTQSNTSSSSEPSPFLVDVISYYIRTALQPVFFTIYTVKICFSYPKDPVEDVFISNLEAEFPEISHKDASIRHKKTVTETCGAFISISYRKASLSNREIEKNILLRTTEVHVNAIPPSETEDLDWLTVYFADSKSKNSTETKIRTCNIKFQSLENKSFNVCLDKDSRRTFKDVQSIEITPCVDPGYSVQKSANNKFSLGGEKHPGLCKYMSKALLLPLNTFAGIIH; translated from the exons ATGGCCTTCTGGGAAATATCTAACAGCAAAGACAGCATGGAGCCCACAG CAGGCGGTAGCGTCTCCTCCACGGCAGCGGAGTCCGACATTTACCGCAGCCTCCAGGCAGTACTCAGAGAGGTGGACTGCCGCCACCCCGCCTCCCTGTTCAACCGAG GGATGCTGCGTTGGACTCTGCACAAGAAGGTCCAGAACCATCCCATGAACAGCCTCTCCCTGGTGAAAGTGGTGGTCAAGGAGCTAGAGAGG GCGGAAAGGCTGGACGTTAAGACGTACATTATTCCGCTCCTTCACACTCTGATCTATGCTGTCATTCAG GCTTCTTACATTCCGGACGAACTATACAAGCGGGTGTATGACATCTGCAAGCGGCTGCTGATCCTGCCGCAGCCGTACTGCATCGTGGGCCTCGGCTACGCCAAGCACATGAAGACGGAGATGTCCACGCCAG GTGTGATGTACCAGAGGATGGTACTTGCCGAGCAGAACTTGAAAACTGAGTCATATCCCTTCCATGAGAA GGTGCTGGTGTTTGCGGACCCCAGTGTCTTCTCGGGACCCCTTGGGGAAGCCGTGAGGGCCGACATGGAGCCGACGGGCTCGATCCGGGGCTCACTGGGCCATATGTGCAGTGTGATCCAGCACACGGTGCAGGCGGCACTGGGGGAGAGCTGCCAGGGCTCCGTGCTGGCCGGGGCCCTGGGG GACATTGGCCAAGACGTCGAGCCGTACTTCCAGGAAGTGGTGGCAGCAGTGGAGCAATCTGCAGAGGAAATCAGCACAGAACGCGCCCCGCACACCGCCAAGCTGCAGCAGCTGTACGACAAGATCCTCGCCGCTGCTCGCCGGGATACGGCCCCAG AACCATCATCCCAGTCCCCGTACGCCTCTCCGCTTCCCAATCCGGAGTTCAGCTTCCACCTATGGAAGGAGGATGACGACCTCT GGAAGGAGCTGGCGAAGCGTTTCCGCCCAGCCTCCATGACGGAGCAGTACTCCATTAGCCAGGATGACTTCGACGTGGCGGACCTCCCGGCGGACCTGGGCTCTGACATGCCGCGGTACTCCGTCATGTCCACAGATAGTGGCATCGAACGGGATCTGCCGGCGATTGAGCTGCTGGGGATAGGTGCCGATACCCCCGCGGGAGGCAGCGGGGCCGTGCAGGAACAGCAGGAGCCAGTTCGTCTCAATCGCCGGGGCGGCATCAGGATGAAGCCGTCCGTGACGGACAGCATGGTGCTCATCCAGGACTCCCTGGAGGAGGGGGGCACCAGCGGTACACTGCTGAGGAAAGCGGGCAGCGGGAGCACCCCGTTGCCTAAGCAACAGCGCCACTTCACTGCTCGTGTTGTGGTTATGGGTGACGACAGAGTGCTGGGAAAGCTCGCCAGGGCCTACTACTCCCTGAG GAAAAGGGAGGCAAGGCGTCTGTTTCTGACGACAAGAGTCAATCTACAGATGTACTATGTTCCAGTCACCAATGACCCTGCTGCAACCTCTCCTAGAAAT GAGAACGTTTCATCGATGAGGAGCAGTATCTGCTCTGTGGCCGCCTACCTGGGGCGGGTAGATCCGTGGTATGACTGCAACATCACCAGCCTCGGATACATGATTCCACAGATGGCGAGAACG CAATCGAACACTTCCAGTTCCTCGGAGCCCAGCCCTTTCCTGGTGGACGTGATCTCCTACTATATCCGCACTGCGCTTCAGCCTGTCTTCTTCACCATCTACACTGTCAAG ATCTGCTTCTCCTACCCGAAGGACCCAGTCGAAGATGTTTTCATCTCCAACCTGGAGGCCGAATTCCCGGAGATCAGCCACAAAG ATGCATCTATCAGACACAAGAAGACTGTTACAGAAACGTGCGGGGCGTTCATCTCCATTAGCTACAGAAAG GCTTCCCTAAGCAACAGAGAGATAGAAAAGAATATTTTACTAAGAACAACAGAAGTGCATGTCAATGCGATTCCACCCAGTGAAACAGAAG ATCTCGACTGGCTGACTGTATATTTCGCTGACTCCAAATCAAAAAACAGCACG GAGACCAAAATCAGGACATGTAACATTAAATTCCAGTCACTTGAGAATAAAAGTTTCAATGTTTGTCTTGACAAAGATTCACGCCGGACTTTTAAAGACGTTCAAAG TATTGAAATCACCCCATGTGTGGATCCAGGATACAGTGTCCAGAAGAGCGCAAATAATAAATTCAGCCTTGGTGGAGAGAAGCACCCTGGACTGTGCAAGTACATGAGCAAAGCCCTTCTTCTGCCCCTCAATACCTTTGCAGGAATTATCCACTGA